CCGACATCCGCGAACTCGCGGCGCGGCTCGGCGTACGTCCGACCAAGCAGCGCGGCCAGAACTTCGTCATCGACGCCAATACGGTCCGCCGGATCGTCCGGACCGCCGGGGTGCGCCCGGACGACGTGGTCGTCGAGGTCGGCCCCGGGCTCGGTTCGCTGACCCTCGCGCTGCTGGAGGCCGCCGACCGGGTCACCGCCGTCGAGATCGACGAGGTCCTCGCCGCGGCCCTCCCCGCGACCGTCGAGGCCCGGCTGCCGCACCGCGCCGACCGCTTCGCGCTGGTGCACAGCGACGCCCTGCGGGTGACCGAGCTGCCGGGCCCCGCCCCGACCGCGCTGGTCGCCAACCTGCCGTACAACGTCGCCGTGCCCGTGCTGCTCCATATGCTCGGACGCTTCCCGACCATCGAGCGGACCCTGGTCATGGTCCAGTCCGAGGTCGCCGACCGGCTCGCCGCCCCGCCCGGCTCCAAGGTGTACGGCGTCCCCTCCGTGAAGGCCGCCTGGTACGCCCACGTCAAGCGCGCGGGCGCGATCGGCCGCAATGTCTTCTGGCCCGCCCCCAACGTCGACTCCGGCCTGGTCTCGCTGATCCGCCGGGACGAGCCCCCGCGCACCACCGCCACCCGGGAAGCGGTCTTCGCGGTGGTGGACGCGGCGTTCGCCCAGCGCCGCAAGACCCTCAGGGCGGCGCTCGCGGGCTGGGCGGGTTCGGCGGGGGCCGCGGAGGAGGCCCTGAAGGCCGCCGGCGTCTCGCCGCAGGCGCGCGGCGAGTCGCTGACGGTGGAGGACTTCGCCGCGATCGCCGAGCACGGACCGGCGGCCTGATCGCGGGACGCGCCTCCGGTGGGCTTGCTCCCCGCCCCGCAGCATCCGATGCACGGCTTCGCCGGGGCCCGGGGGGCTCCGCCACCGAACGCCCGCTGGGGCTCCGCCCCAGGCCCCGCTTCGGCCGTATGCCGGCCGGGGTCAGGGGCCGGAGCCGCGGACCGGGGGTGCGGCGCCTCGCCGGGGCGCGGGGCGCAACCCCGGGTGTAACCCCCGGGGCAAAGCCCCCTGAAGGGGGCTGGACGGGGGCTGGGGCGGAGGTGCCCGACCCCCAGCCCCTCCGGCGTTTGAGGAGCGGGGTCCAGGGGCGGAGCCCCGGTTACGGGAAGGGGCGGGGTGGGGGACGAGCCCGCCGCAGGCACACCCCCGCAGGCGGGACAATGGCCGCACCGGAACACCCGAACCCCACCGAGGAGCCCCGTGAGCCGTCCCGTGACCGCCCGTGTGCCCGCCAAGGTCAACGTCCAGCTCGCGGTCGGCGGACTGCGTCCCGACGGGTTCCACGACCTGGCCAACGTCTTCCTCGCCGTCGGGCTCCACGACGAGGTCACCGCGACCCCCGCCGACGCCCTCCGGATCACCGTCGAGGGCGCGGACGCCGGTCAGGTGCCGCTGGACCGCGGCAACCTCGCGGCCCGCGCCGCGCTCGCGCTCGCCGAGCGGTACGGCATCGAACCCGGCGTGCACCTCCACATCGCCAAGGACATCCCCGTGGCGGGCGGCATGGCGGGCGGCAGCGCGGACGCCGCCGGGGCGCTGCTGGCGTGCGACGCGCTGTGGGGCACCCGGGCGACCCGGGCCGAACTCCTCGAGATCTGCGCCGAGTTGGGCAGCGACATCCCCTTCAGCCTCGTCGGCGGCGTGGCACTCGGCCGTGGCCGGGGCGAGCTGCTGACGCCGCTCGAGACCGGCGGCACCTTCCACTGGGTGTTCGCCGTGGCCGACGGCGGGCTGTCCACCCCCGCCGTCTACCGCGAATGCGACCGGCTCCGCGAGGAGTCCGGCGCGGGTGCGAGCGCCGCCGACGTGCCCGACCCCGAGCCCTCCCAGGCGCTGCTGGACGCGCTGCGCAGCGGCGACGCCACCGCGCTTGCCGCCGCCGTCTCCAACGATCTCCAGCCCGCCGCGCTCTCGCTGCGCCCCGCGCTCGCCGACACCCTGCGCGCCGGAGCGGACGCGGGCGCGCTCGCCTCCCTCGTCTCCGGCTCCGGTCCGACCTGCGCCTTCCTGGCCAAGGACACCGAGGCCGCGCAGGGGGTGGCGACGGCGCTGGCCGCCTCGGGCACCTGCCGTACGGTCCGGGTCACCTCCGGCCCGGTCCCCGGTGCGCGGCTGGTCGGCGACGCCTGGGCGGCCGGCCCACTCGATGCCTGAGCGGCTGGCGGACGCCTGAGTGAGCGCCTGAGTGAGCGGCCGGCAGACGCCCGAGTGAGCGCCTGAGCGAGCAGCTGGTCGACGCCTGAGCGAGGCGCCCCGCGCGGCGACTACCCTGGGATGCCGATCGATCCGCGTAATGGAGTGTGATGGCGACCAACCTGGTCAACGTTGAATCCGTCGGCAAGGTGTACGGCACCCGTGCCCTGCTGGACGGCGTCTCCCTCGGAGTGAACGAGGGCGACCGCATCGGCGTCGTCGGCCGTAACGGCGACGGCAAGACCACGCTCATCCGGATCCTCGCCAAGCTGGAGCCCGCCGACGACGGCCGCGTCACCCACGCCGGTGATCTGCGGCTCGGCGTGCTCACCCAGCACGACTCGCTCGATCCCGCGGCCACCATCCGCCATGAGGTGATCGGCGACCTCGCCGACCACGAGTGGGCCGGTGACGCCAAGATCCGGGACGTGCTCACCGGGCTGTTCGGCGGGCTGGACCTGCCCGGCTTCCCGCAGGGCCTCGACACGGTCATCGGTCCGCTGTCCGGCGGTGAGCGCCGCCGTATCGCGCTCGCCCAGCTGCTGATCGCCGAGCAGGACCTGATCGTTCTCGACGAGCCCACCAACCACCTCGACGTCGAGGGCATCTCCTGGCTGGCCGGGCATCTGCGCGCCCGCCGCTCGGGCCTGGTGGTGGTCACCCACGACCGCTGGTTCCTCGACCAGGTCTGCACCCGGATGTGGGACGTCCAGCGCGGCGCCGTCCACGAGTACGAGGGCGGCTACAGCGACTACGTCTTCGCCCGCGCCGAGCGCGAGCGCATCGCCGCCAGCGAGGAGGCCAAGCGGCAGAACATGATGCGCAAGGAGCTCGCCTGGCTGCGCCGCGGTGCCCCCGCCCGCACCAGCAAGCCCCGCTTCCGCATCGAGGCGGCCAACGCGCTGATCGCGGACGTCCCCCCACCCCGCGACAGCGCCGAGCTGATGAAGTTCGCCAACTCCCGGCTCGGCAAGACCGTCTTCGACCTGGAGGACGTGACCGTCACCGCCGGGCCCAAGATGCTGCTCAAGCATCTGACCTGGCAGCTGGGGCCCGGTGACCGGATCGGCCTGGTGGGGGTGAACGGCGCGGGCAAGACCTCGCTGCTGCGCGCCCTCGCCGAGGCCGCCCGCAGCGAGGGCGAACAGCAGCCCGCCGGGGGCCGGATCGTGGTCGGCAAGACCGTAAGGCTCGCGTATCTGTCCCAGGAGGTCGCCGAACTCGACCGGAACCTGCGGGTCCTGGAGGCCGTCGAGCAGATCCGGCAGCGCGTCGACCTCGGCAAGGGCCGGGAGATGACCGCATCCCAGCTGTGCGAGAAGTTCGGCTTCACCAAGGAGAAGCAGTGGACCCCGGTCGGCGATCTCTCCGGCGGTGAGCGGCGCCGGCTCCAGATCCTGCGGCTGCTGATGGACGAGCCCAATGTGCTCTTCCTGGACGAGCCCACCAACGACCTGGACATCGAGACCCTGACCCAGCTGGAGGACCTGCTCGACGGCTGGCCCGGCTCGCTCGTGGTCATCAGCCACGACCGCTACTTCATCGAGCGCACCACCGACCGGGTGCTCGCCCTGCTGGGCGACGCCACCCTGCGGATGCTGCCGCGCGGCGTGGACGAGTACCTGGAGCGGCGGCAGCGCGCCCTGGCCGCGGCCGCCCCGGCCGCCGCCGCGCCCGCCAAGCAGAAGACCGGCGAACAGGCCGCCCGGCAGCGGTCGGCGGCCGAGCAGCGCGCCGCCAAGAAGGAGCTTCAGCGCATCGAGCGGCGGCTGGACCGGATCAGCGAGCAGGAGTCCGGGCTGCACGCGCAGATCGCCGAGCACGCCACGGACTTCGCCAAGGTCGCCGAGCTCGATACGCAGCTGCGCGAGCTGACGGGGGAGCGGGACGAGCTGGAGACCCGCTGGCTGGAGCTGGCTGACGACGCGTGAGCCGACGCCGCATGGCCGACGAAGCACGAGCCGCCAACGCACGAGCCGCCAACGCATGATGTGAGTGGCCTGAAAGCATCGTGTGAAGAGGTTGTGCGGCGATGGCGCGCGCCCTGACAACGGTCGCGTCACAGGCCGGTCTCAGCTGATCGATGACCTGGACACTGATCCCAATTGCGCCCCTTACGGGTGATACAAAGAACTCCCGCCTGCCTTCCGCTCAATGGCGGGGTGCCCTGTCCGATTCGCTCCTTCCCGGGGGTCTTTGACCCACCGGGATCGCGGGGGAGGCCGGTCGGACGACGGGTCCCGCATCTGAAGGAATTCGCATGTCACAGCCGCCTCCGCCGCCGAACCAGCCGCCGCAGGGCGGTTTCGGCGCGCCGCAGGAACCTGGTTACGGCTACCCACAGCAGCCGCCCACGCCGCCTCCGGGCCAGCAGGGCTACGGCTATCCGCAGGCTCCCGGCCAGTCGCCGCAGACCCCGCCGCCTCCGCCGCCGTCGGCACCGCCGGCGCCGCCGCAGACGCCCCCGCAGGGCGCGGGCGGCTACGGCTACCCGGATCAGCCGGTGCATGGCCAGCCGACCCAGGGCGGCCCGTCGCCGTACGGATCCGGCCAGCAGCCTTACGGTCAGCCGCAGTACGGCCAGCAGCCTTACGGACAGCCGCAATTCGGTCAGCCGCAGTACGGCCAGCCGCCGCAGGCCCAGTACCCCGGCGGCCCCGGTCCGGGCGGCCCCGGTGGCTCCGGCCAGTCCAAGCAGCGTATGGCGATCATCGTCAGCGCCGTGGTCGCGGTGGCGCTGATCATCGGCGGCGGCATCTGGTTCGCCACCAAGGACGACGGCGGCGGAAGCGAGGCGAAGGGCAAGGACAAGCAGTCCAGCCAGGGCGCCTCCAGCGGCACCACCGGTGGCGGGGACAAGCCCGCCAAGGTTGTGGACGCCAAGCTGCTCAACAAGGTCCCGATGCCCAAGGTCTCCGACCAGGTCACCGTCGAGGGCATGTGGACCACCGACGACACCTTCGTGAAGGCCGGTGTGTACAAGATCGTCGGCTATCCGCTGAGCGGCGGCGACGCCAAGTGGACGATCCCGCTGGACGGCGCGGTCTGCTGGTCCTCGGACCACCTCACCAAGGACGGGCTGACCACGGTCCTCTACCAGGAGGCCAAGCCGTCGGCCGAGGACAAGTACCCCAGCTGCACCGAGGTCGGGTTGCTGGACCTCAAGAACGGCAAGATGCTGTGGCACCGGAACGTCAAGGAGGGTGACGAGAAGATCCGCTTCGACGAGGTCACCATCGGCGGGGGCACCGTGGCCGCGGGCGGCACCAGCGGCGGCGCCGCCTGGTCCACCTCGGGCCAGTCCCTGTGGAAGCCCAAGTCGGGCGAGCAGTGCTCGGACGACGGCTACGCGGGCGGCGAGGACAAGCTGGTCGCGGTGCGCCGCTG
This genomic interval from Streptomyces asiaticus contains the following:
- the rsmA gene encoding 16S rRNA (adenine(1518)-N(6)/adenine(1519)-N(6))-dimethyltransferase RsmA — its product is MSSTDSDVLLGPADIRELAARLGVRPTKQRGQNFVIDANTVRRIVRTAGVRPDDVVVEVGPGLGSLTLALLEAADRVTAVEIDEVLAAALPATVEARLPHRADRFALVHSDALRVTELPGPAPTALVANLPYNVAVPVLLHMLGRFPTIERTLVMVQSEVADRLAAPPGSKVYGVPSVKAAWYAHVKRAGAIGRNVFWPAPNVDSGLVSLIRRDEPPRTTATREAVFAVVDAAFAQRRKTLRAALAGWAGSAGAAEEALKAAGVSPQARGESLTVEDFAAIAEHGPAA
- a CDS encoding ABC-F family ATP-binding cassette domain-containing protein is translated as MATNLVNVESVGKVYGTRALLDGVSLGVNEGDRIGVVGRNGDGKTTLIRILAKLEPADDGRVTHAGDLRLGVLTQHDSLDPAATIRHEVIGDLADHEWAGDAKIRDVLTGLFGGLDLPGFPQGLDTVIGPLSGGERRRIALAQLLIAEQDLIVLDEPTNHLDVEGISWLAGHLRARRSGLVVVTHDRWFLDQVCTRMWDVQRGAVHEYEGGYSDYVFARAERERIAASEEAKRQNMMRKELAWLRRGAPARTSKPRFRIEAANALIADVPPPRDSAELMKFANSRLGKTVFDLEDVTVTAGPKMLLKHLTWQLGPGDRIGLVGVNGAGKTSLLRALAEAARSEGEQQPAGGRIVVGKTVRLAYLSQEVAELDRNLRVLEAVEQIRQRVDLGKGREMTASQLCEKFGFTKEKQWTPVGDLSGGERRRLQILRLLMDEPNVLFLDEPTNDLDIETLTQLEDLLDGWPGSLVVISHDRYFIERTTDRVLALLGDATLRMLPRGVDEYLERRQRALAAAAPAAAAPAKQKTGEQAARQRSAAEQRAAKKELQRIERRLDRISEQESGLHAQIAEHATDFAKVAELDTQLRELTGERDELETRWLELADDA
- a CDS encoding 4-(cytidine 5'-diphospho)-2-C-methyl-D-erythritol kinase, coding for MSRPVTARVPAKVNVQLAVGGLRPDGFHDLANVFLAVGLHDEVTATPADALRITVEGADAGQVPLDRGNLAARAALALAERYGIEPGVHLHIAKDIPVAGGMAGGSADAAGALLACDALWGTRATRAELLEICAELGSDIPFSLVGGVALGRGRGELLTPLETGGTFHWVFAVADGGLSTPAVYRECDRLREESGAGASAADVPDPEPSQALLDALRSGDATALAAAVSNDLQPAALSLRPALADTLRAGADAGALASLVSGSGPTCAFLAKDTEAAQGVATALAASGTCRTVRVTSGPVPGARLVGDAWAAGPLDA